Sequence from the Microplitis demolitor isolate Queensland-Clemson2020A chromosome 2, iyMicDemo2.1a, whole genome shotgun sequence genome:
ttCAACTGTCACAagtgtatcaaaattttatcaattgattaaaaaaattatagaatctcgggtaaaattatataattatacattaatatatacaatgatatatatatatatatatatatatatatatatatatatatacctactTTCATGTAATTACATGTGATTGTGTGtaatgatataattatatatgattatatataattatatgcaattcatatctaattatatataatccatataccattagatataaaaatatatatgtatctataacTACATGTAAAATGaccctatataattatatatacaatggtttttatgatatataattatatatatccacatattattatatctaattatgtgtggacttaaaatatatataattagagaTAAATcgcatataattatatacaatcgtatacaatatataagtttttttttacgcagAAAAGGTAGAGTTACTAGCTAATGTaattatatgtttaattataaaaaatatattaaatttgaaagcctgaatttaaaaatttgctacaaaattcATCGATTCTAAAAGGAAAAGTgtccctttaattttttttaatccttgAAACCtgtctaaaatataaatacttatataagtacttatatataattatatatattgattttatattgttttacaTTGCGCATGgtcatattgaattttttcaatttttttggcaTATGTAttaacatattattatatataattataatgggtcatttttcacatataactatttataattatatgtaattctTTTTACCCGGGGGGTATTcctgtataaatatattacgaTTTCAAGTTAAGAATAACTTTAGACATAATATCACAGCATTCATAAATTTGTTCCTCGGTTATAACAAGTGGTGGCGCAAGCCGGATAATATGGCCATGTGTAGGTTTAGCTAACAAACCATGTTCTTTGAATTCTATGCAAATTTTCATggcgtcaaattttttattaatgacaatAGCATTAAGAAGTCCTTTGCCTCTTACCAAAGTTACGATATCTTTCGGCAATTTATTCAACTCTTCTCTCAATATCACGCCAAGTTTCTGCGCATTGTCTGCTAGTTTTTCTTCTTCCAACACTTTCATTGCTTCCATAGCAATTCGGCATCCTAGAGGATTACCACCATACGTGGAACCATGTTCTCCAGGTTTGATGCACAGCATCACTGGATCGTTAGCCAGAACTCCAGAAACGGGGTAAAAACCGCCACTCAATGCTTTCCCAAGGATCAAAATATCCGGCTTGACATTTTCATGATCAACTGCAAGACGTTTTCCAGTTCTTCCCAACCCTGTTTGTACTTCGTCTGCGATCCAGAGTACATTGTACTTTGTACATAACTCTCTCACTTTTTTTAGATAACCATCCTgcaataaatagaataaatatataaattccaagtatctgataaattttaattgttaaataaacatttcagATATAGGTCTTTGATAAAAATCCATACATTAAATACTTGtagcatttaatttaaattcagagcaataacaattattatcagtCTCAAGATAATggagatatttaattatatattccaatgaaagtaattaaattatcaagtaaTCTTTATCCTTACTTTAGGAACAACAACACCTGCTTCTCCTTGAATTGGCTCAACCATAAAAGCACAAACTTGCGGATCTTTGAGCTTTTTTTCCAGCGAAATTAAGTCATCATAAGGTACTATTTCAAAGCCTGGCATAAATGGGCCAAAACCAGAGCTACAAGTAGGATCTGTACTTGAAGAAACTGCACTCAGTGTTCGTCCCCAGAAATTGTTCTCAGCAAACAATATTTTTGCACTGTTatcaggaatttttttgactttgtAAGCCCATTTGCGTGCTAACTTGCAAGCTGTTTCGCCTCCTTCTACTCCAGTGTTCATTGGTAGCCATTTATCATACctttaattatacaataaattatttttagaagcGGTGGGACGATCAATGAACTAGGCAATTGATCATAGCGACGATTCATCAGAGCGATAAATGATTCAACAATTTATTGAACGATAATTCTTATTCAAATATAACTGTATGGTATGGTTTATCTTAGAGTACTTAATTCTGGTGTAAAGTGATCccattagataattttttcaataccaTTGCAAGTGCGGGTGTGTTAACATACTATTGTAATTACGCACACACAAAACCAATAATATTGTACGCATTGTCATTTGGATCAATTATCGGATCAATCTTCGGTTCAATGACAACTGATCCCGACAACTGACCTAGcagaaaatttcataaaataattaattattaattaattattataacatgagtaattaaaactcactgttataaatttaaaaaataaaatgatttacggataaaaataaattgtcaatGGGATCAGATATCGGTGGTATCAATTTATAGGGATCATTTgtagtataaaattattgaaaaattactgaaaaattctgaaaaagtCTTTAGAACTTTAGAACTGAGTTGTTCAGAGAAAAgtctgaaaaatttccaccaggattaatattaatccaagttgagttaaaaataaattagtaattagtaaGAAAAAAACTAGTTAAAATAGTTTTGGCTGAAAATTATACATCATTTTAGACAATTTACATGCAAcaatatacattaaaaaattttttttaattataatatttcttaCCCAAATAGTTTAGTAATAAATTCCTCAAACTCTCCAAGAGCATCAGAATAAAAAGCCCTGGAGGTCAAAGTTAACTTTTTTCCTTGATCTATCATAGCTTTATAAATTCTTGGATGGCAATGACCCTGATTAACTGCAGAGTAAGCGCTCAAGAAATCATAATACCGCTTTCCCTCGACGTCCCACATGAAAACACCTTCCCCACGGCACAATGCAACAGGTAGCGGGTGATAATTGTGTGCTCCATACTTGTCTTCTCTAGTAAAAATTTCCTGCGATGTAATTCCGCGAGTTACTTGCGATATTTTAAATGGTCTATTTATGAACCGCGAACCGATGGATTTAAAAGCTGATGCAAGAGGCTCCATTtcctaaatatattaaatatatttgccGTAGAGATAAGCGTGGTATTGATTCGTAAGTTACACCAGcactaaaacttttaaattacaaatatttttacccgCTCTTATAAATTTCGAGTTGTTTATTCAACAAGTTtggatgataaatattttaaagtaaataataccATAGATTTATTCCAACAGTTATGGGAGAACTGATTCGCCACCGATAGTATTGTTTGGTTATTGATTATGTCCCGTTAGTTTGCTTACTACTAAAGAACTGACGGTTACCTTTTACTAAATTGATATCATATCATAACTATTATCTATTTGattcttgatatttttaaataaatcacaaagataatgtatactattttatgatctatttaaaatttatataaagaagtgttcaaataatattatacaataattatcatcCGGACCTAATATTAGTAACTCGTCTGAACGAGACGTCGGTTTGCAAGCCGGTTGTAAACGTGGAGGACATAAATCACCTGCAGGAATGTATTACATtacaatacaataaataatatattttataaacttcttTAAACATGATTATTAACTTTGTAATTGTTTATGTATACGtagatgtttatttatttattgggaGACATATTGtatgatttatgattattttatgtctcaattacttaattacagttctgacatttaaatttcattaattgaagtaaataaatggtaatttgaattttacattttattgtaaatttgaataggTATGAATTCAATCTACTCAGACAGTATTCAAGTCGGAATGACTGCTTTACGTCTTTTTGAAAGCATCACCAAGAAGTCTTATGACTTCTTCaagatgtcatttttaagaactcttaattaaaagttcttgaagactccataaataagacgtcaATTTTGTGatgtataaatgtattcatttttaaacttctttatgaTGTCAAAATTAGGAGCTCCTTGAAAacgtcatggtaaattcatactggtcttatttgcgaagtcagaaaaaagaactCTTTTTAACGATGTTGATAagacgtccaaatcataaataggaactAATTCAGAACTCATCAAGACGTCATTTTACTACTTGAGATAATCAAGTTTTTACCAACTTccctataaaaaaatctatatgggAATGCAGCTTAGATTCCTAAGTTCCCACATGGCGTATTCAGATGGATTCCTATAGGAATATTTGTTGTTTTACTCATATATGCGTATCAATAGAAAATAGACATAAAGAATCAGATATGCCGGATTTTATAGAAATCACATAGAAATCAAATTCTTATATGAATTTCCCATAAAGAAATCCATATATCCAAGTTTCTATATGGGAATCCAGGTACCCACAATTTCCTATGGATTCTTCCATAAATTCATACATTCCGACATGGATTCCTATGAATTCCCATGCAATCCCAATTATTTTGACAGggtctttattttattttatattttataaattgtatttttacttCTTTCAGTACTTAATGAAGTCCCGAAAACAACAAAAAGTTgtacaataattttgaacaaaCATTAGATAGCAACAATAACCCTGCGTCCAGTCCAGTTACCTGTCAATAATTTGCTGATATTAAAGAACgtactctaaaaaaattttatttgataactggtatttatttatctataaattactttaaagcagtaattaaataacaacGTGGAGATATAATTGGATCAAAAAGACGTACAACAGATACTTTCGAACACTTGTTACTCCTAAGTAAATAAACTACACGGTCTAATATCAATGCCGACTCTATTAATGAGCCTAAATGAACTCTTAGGTATTGGAATGCATTCATTCTCCATTCATGATCAACATAAGTTTCATacaattcatttaaatcattagtagaaggtattttattgttatcaactcctattttttttaatgcccACGTCGCATAAACTGGAAAGCTTTCTGTAGGAGCACCTCTGCCTACTCTAGAACCAGGAATCCCTGAGGAAAAAAATGtcgtgttatttttttacagcagattaaattaaagtactaataataattatttttttgtaccaaGAGATTGGAGAATTATTTGAAGTAGCGCGCGGTAAAATAATGAAGGAGATGACGATCTGTATTTGTTGGAAATTCTTTCAACTGATTGCTGAGCAAGCATACGTgcatttttagtaaatttacatttatcagTCAAACATTCTTCTGTTAAATGATAACAACAGGAAATTACACACAGAGTTGTAAGAcattgagaatttaaaaatgattttatcatCGCCCCAGCCAATGACCCGCAAGTGTGCAGTCCTGCAAGAAGATAATTATCGTGACCATTTAAATCTGGGAATGATGACCGGACTAATTCTGCATAGTTTGTTGTTTCGTTTATATATTGAACGGAATGCTGgacctaaataataaaaataagtcacaaataaaaataaatgtagagCGATAGAAATTAATCAACActcagttaattattatatatataatataaatattacataaaaatttatttatttatatataattttattaaaataaaaaattttaccaaagGATAAGACTGATGCGTTTTTTTAATCAGCAGTTTTTGTCGACTTATTGCACTTTTGTGTCTCGACTCACATGAGTCAACAGCTAATACtggtattttataatttttgtataaactTGTGCCTAAATATCCTTTGCCAGCACCGACATCAATTACCAAACTTGAATTTAGCCTTGATAAATAACCGAtgacttttgaaaaaatttcaatttcatatttttttttgtctttcatAAAATTCTGCTCGACGTTACTGTCATTATTGTTGTGATAAAAATCTCTCCAGCTACAATGATCATCAGCTATTAGAGTTGATATGTCTTCAAGTTTTAAAAGTTGtggattgttttttaaatttaaataattgactcggtcaataaaattatccaaTTCACTAAAatcattatctttatttttattgtcgtAGATCGTTAAgtcgatttttaatttctcaatatcttcgaattgtttttttaaattatcaggCAGACATTTTTCCcacaaattttcagttatAAAATCAACTAAATGACAGTTTATTAACTCACTATACTTATCAATAAATGACaatatttcagtaaaaaaattctcatataaatccattgtttg
This genomic interval carries:
- the LOC103579685 gene encoding probable methyltransferase-like protein 25, with the translated sequence MDLYENFFTEILSFIDKYSELINCHLVDFITENLWEKCLPDNLKKQFEDIEKLKIDLTIYDNKNKDNDFSELDNFIDRVNYLNLKNNPQLLKLEDISTLIADDHCSWRDFYHNNNDSNVEQNFMKDKKKYEIEIFSKVIGYLSRLNSSLVIDVGAGKGYLGTSLYKNYKIPVLAVDSCESRHKSAISRQKLLIKKTHQSYPLVQHSVQYINETTNYAELVRSSFPDLNGHDNYLLAGLHTCGSLAGAMIKSFLNSQCLTTLCVISCCYHLTEECLTDKCKFTKNARMLAQQSVERISNKYRSSSPSLFYRALLQIILQSLGIPGSRVGRGAPTESFPVYATWALKKIGVDNNKIPSTNDLNELYETYVDHEWRMNAFQYLRVHLGSLIESALILDRVVYLLRSNKCSKVSVVRLFDPIISPRCYLITALK
- the LOC103579684 gene encoding ornithine aminotransferase, mitochondrial isoform X2; its protein translation is MEPLASAFKSIGSRFINRPFKISQVTRGITSQEIFTREDKYGAHNYHPLPVALCRGEGVFMWDVEGKRYYDFLSAYSAVNQGHCHPRIYKAMIDQGKKLTLTSRAFYSDALGEFEEFITKLFGYDKWLPMNTGVEGGETACKLARKWAYKVKKIPDNSAKILFAENNFWGRTLSAVSSSTDPTCSSGFGPFMPGFEIVPYDDLISLEKKLKDPQVCAFMVEPIQGEAGVVVPKDGYLKKVRELCTKYNVLWIADEVQTGLGRTGKRLAVDHENVKPDILILGKALSGGFYPVSGVLANDPVMLCIKPGEHGSTYGGNPLGCRIAMEAMKVLEEEKLADNAQKLGVILREELNKLPKDIVTLVRGKGLLNAIVINKKFDAMKICIEFKEHGLLAKPTHGHIIRLAPPLVITEEQIYECCDIMSKVILNLKS